The Deinococcus hopiensis KR-140 genome has a window encoding:
- a CDS encoding putative bifunctional diguanylate cyclase/phosphodiesterase — protein sequence MQTARRSPLLLTLGLLAFSGLLHSAWLAFGWGGREWREWYSDLHYLLVVGLFMAVTAQVGRDSSGPLRPAFRWLLVMAVIRFAAEGTWTYLELILKVPPFPSLADTLYFLAYLAQGVALLRLAQVPLRALSTARLALDSLTVVGAVGVFSWQLFLARVATNAAEPLLNRLVTLMYPALDLALLSLLLLVVFRRQRLRTYEGLFAAGLLLNIVGDYLFAYLSTTGAYSTGQPVDALWAWSFVLEGFGVALAARAPAGEEREVPRWQAQLSTFSPYLALLGSFSLLIRLEGVQTPEVQGVLWGTAAVTALVVARQTVMLTDNARLNRVLSAREAELAHLAHHDPLTGLPNRRALTAALDAKIAQTGPAGRLALLFADLDGFKNINDTQGHAAGDAALREIAARLAAQTPSGGLAARLSGDEFALLLPGVPHEDGAWEAGKQLAQAITVPLALEGTRFTVGVSVGVALWPDHARSASELLSAADTAMYGVKTAGKNGVKVFRPEMRAATRRRQDIERLLRDAPERGELRLHYQAQGSLGGEPHGTEALLRWTSPEMGEVSPAEFVPVAEETGLIVSVGGWALGEACRQVAVWRAQDLALRVTVNVSPAQLAHPDFGQWVEKALRSAGLPGHALELELSALPSLPDLARFVRPLEVLTAKGVRLSLGGVGAGPLDLTHLLPLPLMALKVDRRVVAALARPGTPKTEDDAGATQLLRATVALARSLGLSVVAQGVEQEWQRRRVQALGADAYQGHLLARPLPAGEFEDWWRSNKVSG from the coding sequence ATGCAGACCGCGCGCCGCTCCCCGCTTCTCCTTACGCTGGGGCTGCTCGCCTTCAGCGGCCTGCTGCATTCGGCGTGGCTGGCCTTCGGCTGGGGAGGCCGGGAATGGCGCGAGTGGTACTCGGACCTGCACTACCTGCTGGTCGTGGGGCTGTTTATGGCGGTAACGGCGCAGGTGGGCCGGGACAGTTCGGGACCGTTGCGTCCAGCTTTCCGCTGGCTGCTGGTCATGGCGGTCATCCGGTTCGCGGCCGAGGGCACCTGGACGTACCTCGAACTGATTCTGAAGGTCCCACCCTTTCCCTCGTTGGCCGACACCCTGTACTTCCTGGCCTACCTGGCCCAGGGCGTGGCCTTACTGCGGCTGGCGCAGGTGCCGCTGCGCGCGCTCTCCACGGCCCGTCTGGCCCTCGACAGCCTGACTGTGGTGGGCGCAGTGGGCGTCTTTTCCTGGCAGCTGTTCCTGGCGCGGGTGGCGACGAACGCCGCCGAACCACTGCTCAACCGCCTGGTCACGCTGATGTACCCGGCGCTGGACCTCGCCCTTCTCAGCCTGCTGCTGCTGGTGGTGTTTCGCCGTCAGCGTCTGCGGACCTACGAGGGGCTGTTCGCGGCGGGGTTACTGCTCAATATCGTGGGCGACTACCTGTTCGCCTACCTGAGCACGACGGGGGCTTACAGCACCGGCCAGCCCGTCGATGCCCTGTGGGCCTGGAGCTTCGTGCTGGAGGGGTTTGGAGTGGCCCTCGCCGCGCGCGCGCCGGCAGGAGAGGAACGTGAGGTCCCGCGCTGGCAAGCCCAGCTCTCCACCTTTTCGCCCTACCTGGCGCTGCTGGGCTCGTTCTCCCTGCTGATCCGGCTGGAAGGGGTGCAGACCCCCGAGGTGCAGGGGGTGCTGTGGGGCACCGCCGCCGTGACCGCGCTCGTGGTCGCGCGCCAGACCGTGATGCTGACCGACAATGCCCGGCTTAACCGCGTGCTGTCGGCGCGGGAGGCCGAACTCGCGCATCTGGCCCACCACGATCCCCTGACTGGCCTGCCCAACCGCCGGGCGCTGACGGCAGCGCTGGACGCAAAGATAGCGCAGACCGGGCCGGCGGGCCGCCTGGCCCTGCTGTTTGCGGACCTCGACGGCTTCAAGAACATCAACGACACCCAGGGGCACGCGGCGGGGGACGCGGCCCTGCGCGAGATTGCCGCGCGTCTGGCGGCCCAGACCCCGTCCGGGGGCCTCGCCGCCCGCCTCAGCGGAGACGAATTCGCCCTGCTGCTGCCCGGAGTGCCGCACGAGGATGGAGCGTGGGAAGCCGGAAAGCAGCTGGCGCAGGCCATCACCGTGCCCCTCGCGCTGGAAGGGACGCGCTTCACGGTAGGGGTGTCCGTCGGGGTGGCGCTGTGGCCAGACCACGCCCGCAGCGCCTCGGAACTTCTCAGTGCCGCCGACACGGCCATGTACGGGGTGAAGACGGCGGGCAAGAACGGCGTAAAGGTCTTTCGCCCCGAGATGCGCGCCGCCACCCGCCGGCGTCAGGACATCGAGCGGCTGCTGCGGGATGCCCCGGAACGCGGAGAGCTGCGCCTGCACTACCAGGCGCAGGGGAGCCTGGGCGGCGAGCCCCACGGCACCGAGGCGCTGCTGCGCTGGACCAGCCCCGAAATGGGCGAGGTGTCGCCGGCCGAATTCGTCCCGGTGGCCGAGGAGACCGGCCTTATCGTGTCGGTCGGTGGCTGGGCCCTTGGGGAAGCGTGCCGTCAGGTGGCGGTGTGGCGGGCCCAGGACCTGGCCCTGAGGGTCACGGTCAACGTGTCGCCGGCGCAACTGGCCCACCCCGATTTCGGGCAATGGGTGGAAAAAGCGCTGCGGTCTGCAGGCCTGCCCGGCCACGCCCTGGAACTGGAACTCTCCGCCCTGCCCAGCCTGCCGGACCTGGCCAGGTTTGTCAGGCCCCTGGAGGTCCTGACCGCCAAGGGCGTGCGCCTCAGCCTGGGCGGCGTGGGCGCTGGCCCCCTGGACCTGACGCACCTGCTGCCGCTGCCGCTGATGGCCCTGAAGGTGGACCGGCGCGTGGTGGCGGCCCTGGCCCGTCCTGGCACGCCCAAGACCGAGGACGACGCCGGGGCCACGCAGCTGCTGCGGGCCACGGTGGCCCTCGCCCGCAGCCTGGGCCTGTCGGTGGTGGCGCAGGGCGTCGAGCAGGAGTGGCAGCGGCGGCGGGTGCAGGCGCTGGGCGCAGACGCCTACCAGGGCCACCTGCTGGCCCGCCCCCTGCCCGCTGGAGAATTTGAGGACTGGTGGCGCTCGAACAAGGTCAGCGGCTGA
- a CDS encoding ABC transporter substrate-binding protein: MKSSRHLLTAALALTATGFTVVAVAQGLPKLAQKKTYKVGFAQTESNNPWRIAQTKSMQDEAKKLGYQLVYTDAGGSAAKQVSDVDSMIAQRVDAIFLAPREEKPLAAAVKKARAAGIPVILLDRNVDQKLAKAGTDYVTFIGSDFILEGQRVGQWLAKNMKGEARIVQLLGTTGSSPANDRRAGFEQAIKGKANMKILASQTGDFARDKGRQVMETLLQAHPDVNVVYAHNDEMAIGAIAALEAAGKKPGKDVMVLSIDGGREAVQLVVDGKINYVVECNPKFGPKAFETLKNYAAGKKIAAKIINPDREYNAQNAKQLVGSAY; this comes from the coding sequence ATGAAGTCCTCCCGTCATCTCCTGACTGCTGCCCTCGCCCTCACCGCCACCGGCTTTACGGTGGTCGCTGTGGCCCAGGGACTGCCCAAGCTGGCCCAGAAAAAGACCTATAAGGTGGGCTTCGCCCAGACCGAGAGCAACAACCCCTGGCGCATCGCGCAGACCAAAAGCATGCAGGACGAGGCCAAGAAGCTGGGGTACCAGCTGGTCTACACCGACGCGGGCGGCTCGGCGGCCAAGCAGGTCAGCGACGTGGACTCCATGATCGCGCAACGGGTGGACGCCATCTTCCTCGCCCCACGTGAGGAAAAGCCCCTGGCCGCCGCCGTGAAAAAGGCCCGCGCCGCCGGGATTCCCGTGATTCTGCTCGACCGCAACGTCGATCAGAAGCTCGCCAAGGCGGGGACCGACTACGTGACATTCATTGGCAGCGATTTCATCCTGGAAGGCCAGCGGGTGGGCCAGTGGCTCGCCAAGAACATGAAGGGTGAGGCCAGGATTGTCCAGCTGCTGGGCACCACGGGGTCCTCGCCCGCCAACGACCGCCGCGCCGGCTTTGAGCAGGCGATCAAGGGCAAGGCGAACATGAAAATCCTGGCTTCCCAGACCGGCGACTTCGCCCGCGACAAGGGCCGTCAGGTCATGGAGACGTTGCTGCAGGCCCATCCCGACGTGAACGTGGTGTACGCCCACAACGACGAGATGGCCATCGGCGCGATCGCTGCGCTGGAAGCCGCCGGCAAGAAGCCCGGCAAAGACGTGATGGTGCTGTCCATCGACGGTGGGCGCGAGGCTGTGCAGCTCGTGGTTGACGGCAAGATCAACTACGTCGTGGAGTGCAACCCCAAGTTCGGGCCCAAGGCCTTCGAGACGCTGAAAAACTACGCGGCGGGCAAGAAGATCGCCGCCAAGATCATCAATCCAGACCGCGAGTACAACGCCCAGAACGCCAAACAGCTCGTCGGCTCGGCCTACTGA
- a CDS encoding sugar ABC transporter ATP-binding protein: MEQGQPLLVMQGIQKSFSGVPALREASLRVGQGEVHALIGQNGAGKSTLIKILTGAYRRDAGTVTFAGQEVNFASPQAAQLGGISTIYQEVNLVGFRSVTENIFLGRELRRGPFLDWGRMNAEARQVLERFNVRVDVTRPLMSYSVAVQQMVAVARAVSFRSRLVIMDEPTSSLDDREVETLFGVIRQLKAEGVSVVFVSHRLDELYAVCDRITVMRDGRTVDERAMVDIGKLELVARMLGKEVGELRREGETAFVRNSGPRGEALLEGHRLQTGGALRGADVEVRAGEIVGLAGLLGSGRTETARAVFGADPLTGGELHVSGRPARWRSPADAIRAGIGFCSEDRKVEGIIPDMSVRENLTLALLPALSRGGVVDPARQAEIVDRFIARLGIKTAGPDQKIRELSGGNQQKVLLARWLCLNPKLLILDEPTRGIDVGAKGEIQALLSELAREGLGVLMISSELEELSEGADRVVVMRDGRSVAELPRAELTQDAIMNAMAHGPGEVPAAGGPA; this comes from the coding sequence GTGGAACAAGGTCAACCTCTGCTCGTGATGCAGGGCATTCAGAAAAGTTTCTCGGGCGTGCCGGCCCTGCGTGAAGCCAGCCTGCGGGTGGGCCAGGGCGAGGTCCACGCCCTGATCGGTCAGAACGGGGCGGGCAAGTCCACCCTCATCAAGATCCTGACCGGCGCCTATCGCCGCGACGCGGGCACCGTCACCTTTGCGGGCCAGGAGGTGAACTTCGCCTCGCCCCAGGCTGCGCAGCTCGGCGGCATCAGCACGATCTACCAGGAAGTGAATCTGGTGGGCTTTCGCAGCGTGACCGAAAATATCTTTCTGGGGCGCGAACTGAGGCGGGGTCCCTTCCTCGACTGGGGACGCATGAACGCTGAGGCCCGGCAGGTGCTCGAGCGCTTCAACGTCCGGGTAGACGTGACCCGGCCCCTCATGTCGTACAGCGTGGCCGTGCAGCAGATGGTGGCCGTCGCCCGCGCCGTGTCGTTTCGCAGCCGGCTGGTCATCATGGACGAGCCCACCTCGTCCCTTGACGACCGCGAGGTGGAAACGCTGTTCGGCGTGATCCGGCAGCTGAAGGCCGAGGGGGTGTCGGTCGTCTTCGTCTCGCACCGCCTTGACGAGCTGTACGCGGTGTGTGACCGCATCACGGTCATGCGCGACGGGCGTACGGTGGACGAACGGGCGATGGTGGATATCGGCAAGCTTGAGCTCGTCGCCCGCATGCTCGGCAAGGAGGTCGGCGAACTGCGCCGCGAGGGCGAGACGGCCTTTGTCCGGAACAGCGGCCCACGTGGCGAGGCCCTGCTGGAAGGCCACCGCCTTCAGACGGGTGGAGCGCTGCGCGGCGCGGATGTGGAGGTCCGGGCAGGCGAGATCGTGGGCCTGGCAGGGCTGCTGGGCTCGGGGCGCACGGAGACGGCGAGGGCCGTGTTCGGCGCAGATCCTCTGACCGGCGGTGAGCTGCATGTGTCGGGTCGCCCCGCGCGGTGGCGCTCGCCCGCGGACGCGATTCGCGCAGGGATCGGCTTTTGCTCCGAGGACCGCAAGGTCGAGGGCATCATTCCCGACATGTCGGTGCGCGAGAACCTGACGCTGGCGCTGCTGCCGGCGCTGTCGCGCGGCGGCGTGGTGGACCCGGCGCGGCAGGCCGAGATCGTGGACCGCTTCATCGCCCGGCTGGGCATCAAGACGGCCGGACCGGATCAGAAGATCCGCGAGCTGTCGGGCGGCAACCAGCAGAAGGTCCTGCTGGCACGCTGGCTGTGCCTGAATCCAAAGCTCCTGATCCTGGACGAGCCCACCCGCGGCATCGATGTGGGCGCAAAAGGGGAGATCCAGGCCCTGCTCAGCGAACTGGCGCGGGAGGGCCTGGGCGTGCTGATGATCAGCAGTGAACTCGAGGAACTCTCGGAGGGCGCGGACCGGGTGGTGGTCATGCGAGACGGGCGCAGCGTGGCTGAACTGCCGCGCGCAGAGCTGACCCAAGACGCGATCATGAACGCGATGGCGCACGGTCCGGGCGAGGTCCCCGCCGCCGGAGGTCCTGCGTGA
- a CDS encoding ABC transporter permease encodes MSRPEAAPPAAVPASGSPRRRPASSLLGPLVALAVLLVFNAALTPHFLTAQTLSVNLTQVATTVIVAVGMTLVIATGGIDLSVGALMAISGALAPMLFLHPPLGSPALGVGLAFVLPVLVAGLFGLFNGALVTRVGLQPFIATLILFIAGRGIAQVVTNGQLQTFSNATFQYVGLGRPLGIPFQVILMVLVVALFAWVLGRTVFGRYVLAVGGNEAAARLAGVPVARVKLAVYGITGLLSGLAGLIVIAINASADANQVGQNMELDAIAAVAVGGTALTGGRATVIGTLLGALIIQLIRYSLLARGVPDAVALVVKAAIILVAVYIQRSRR; translated from the coding sequence GTGAGCCGCCCGGAAGCCGCGCCTCCCGCAGCCGTTCCCGCCTCCGGCAGCCCTCGCCGGCGGCCAGCGTCCTCGCTGCTTGGGCCGCTCGTCGCCCTCGCCGTGCTGCTGGTGTTCAACGCGGCCCTCACGCCCCATTTCCTGACGGCCCAGACCCTCAGTGTGAACCTGACGCAGGTGGCAACCACCGTGATCGTCGCCGTGGGCATGACGCTCGTCATCGCCACTGGAGGCATCGATCTGTCGGTGGGTGCCCTGATGGCGATCAGCGGGGCGCTGGCCCCCATGCTCTTCTTGCATCCACCGCTGGGCAGTCCGGCGCTGGGCGTGGGCCTGGCCTTCGTGCTGCCCGTGCTGGTGGCCGGGCTGTTCGGGCTGTTCAACGGCGCGCTCGTCACGCGGGTGGGGTTGCAGCCCTTTATCGCCACCCTGATCCTGTTTATCGCGGGGCGCGGCATCGCGCAGGTGGTCACCAACGGCCAGCTGCAGACCTTCAGCAACGCCACCTTTCAGTACGTCGGCCTGGGGCGCCCCCTGGGAATCCCCTTTCAGGTGATCCTGATGGTGCTCGTGGTGGCGCTGTTCGCGTGGGTTCTTGGGCGTACGGTCTTCGGGCGCTACGTGCTGGCCGTGGGCGGCAACGAGGCGGCGGCACGACTGGCCGGGGTCCCCGTGGCGCGGGTCAAGCTGGCGGTATACGGGATCACCGGGCTGCTGTCGGGGCTGGCCGGCCTGATTGTGATTGCCATCAACGCCTCGGCGGACGCCAACCAGGTCGGGCAGAACATGGAGCTCGACGCCATTGCCGCCGTCGCGGTGGGCGGAACGGCCCTGACCGGCGGGCGGGCCACCGTGATCGGGACGCTGCTGGGCGCGCTGATCATCCAGCTGATCCGCTACTCCCTGCTGGCCCGGGGCGTTCCTGACGCCGTGGCCCTCGTCGTCAAGGCCGCGATCATCCTGGTGGCCGTGTACATCCAGCGTTCGCGCCGCTGA
- a CDS encoding ABC transporter permease codes for MSVPTPAAPGRRTSRLQAAPLIQRYGVLLALGLLVLFGALRYEGFLSAYNVFTVLSYNSMFGLVALGMAFVIMTGGIDLSVGSVAAFASVVAAVLSPHGLWPALLGAVAAATLLGLINGLVIAYLKILPFITTLAMLLAARGLALIFSNNQSVSADTDHGFTTFGQGNVGGVPYTAIVLFAAFLIGMVVLRLTRFGRHVLAVGGNEEAARLMGLPVERTLVWVYVLSGALAGLAGVILASQFSAGQPTEGLGWELTAIAAVVVGGTLLTGGSGSVGSTLVGVLLLGIIFNILNFENGRGTLTLSAYWQSVIRGAFLLVVVVLQNRLTRGPSVKEGS; via the coding sequence TTGTCTGTTCCCACCCCCGCCGCGCCCGGCCGGCGCACGTCCCGCCTGCAGGCCGCCCCGCTGATTCAGCGCTACGGCGTGCTGCTGGCCCTCGGGCTGCTCGTGCTGTTCGGAGCCCTGCGCTACGAGGGCTTCTTGTCGGCCTACAACGTCTTTACTGTCCTGAGCTACAACTCGATGTTCGGCCTCGTGGCGCTGGGCATGGCCTTCGTGATTATGACGGGCGGCATCGACCTCAGCGTGGGCAGCGTGGCCGCCTTCGCGAGCGTGGTGGCCGCCGTCCTCAGTCCGCATGGGCTGTGGCCCGCGCTTCTCGGCGCGGTCGCCGCCGCCACACTGCTGGGGCTGATCAACGGGCTGGTGATCGCGTACCTCAAGATCCTGCCGTTTATCACCACCCTCGCCATGCTGCTCGCTGCGCGGGGCCTGGCGCTGATCTTCTCGAACAACCAGTCGGTGTCGGCCGACACGGACCACGGTTTCACCACCTTCGGACAGGGCAATGTTGGCGGCGTCCCGTACACGGCCATCGTGCTGTTTGCGGCCTTCCTGATCGGCATGGTGGTGCTGCGCCTGACCCGCTTCGGGCGGCACGTGCTTGCTGTGGGCGGCAACGAGGAAGCCGCCCGGCTGATGGGCCTGCCCGTCGAGCGCACGCTCGTGTGGGTGTACGTGCTCTCGGGCGCGCTCGCGGGACTGGCAGGCGTAATCCTCGCCTCGCAGTTCAGCGCGGGGCAGCCCACCGAGGGGCTCGGCTGGGAACTCACCGCCATCGCCGCCGTCGTTGTGGGCGGCACCCTGCTTACCGGCGGCAGCGGTTCGGTGGGCTCCACCCTGGTGGGCGTGTTGCTGCTGGGCATCATCTTCAACATCCTCAATTTCGAGAACGGGCGCGGGACCCTGACCCTCAGCGCCTACTGGCAGTCGGTCATTCGCGGTGCGTTCCTCCTTGTGGTGGTGGTGCTGCAAAACCGCCTGACCCGGGGGCCGTCCGTGAAGGAAGGCTCCTGA
- a CDS encoding phytanoyl-CoA dioxygenase family protein has protein sequence MTAMNDKPAPSMSMSAEAAAPQAPDKPINATPYADPQYNVPTIMAALYGDGILGLKGAFSREWVAKLGEELAVLYTQALARPGGAVGRGTNRHYVEIHPEDISGFLDLITHPWVQTVCASVLGPNYKIVEIGFDVPNPGSKDQPWHRDFRAAEETLVDRRLNSLAFNLTTVDVEEDMGPFEIAPGTQWDDPSEYDHGMFPPTSLYSRYEALAQRKMPKMGDISVRSALTIHRGTANTSDKPRPVLVLGVDAPGAGHDEWHDLQFTRGYYAQLPQEVRDHLICRVVDELEPIVQGHTIEGLMMGDA, from the coding sequence ATGACCGCCATGAATGACAAGCCCGCGCCGTCGATGTCCATGAGTGCTGAAGCGGCTGCGCCGCAGGCTCCGGACAAGCCCATCAACGCCACCCCCTATGCCGATCCGCAGTACAACGTGCCCACCATCATGGCCGCCCTGTACGGTGACGGCATCCTGGGCCTCAAGGGGGCCTTTTCCCGCGAGTGGGTGGCAAAGCTCGGTGAGGAGCTGGCCGTGCTGTACACCCAGGCCCTGGCCCGGCCTGGCGGCGCGGTGGGACGCGGCACCAACCGCCACTACGTCGAGATACACCCAGAGGACATCAGCGGTTTTCTGGACCTGATCACCCATCCCTGGGTGCAGACGGTGTGCGCCTCGGTGCTGGGGCCCAACTACAAGATCGTGGAGATCGGCTTCGACGTGCCCAACCCTGGATCGAAGGACCAGCCCTGGCACCGAGACTTCCGCGCTGCCGAGGAAACGCTGGTGGACCGCCGCCTGAACTCGCTGGCCTTCAACCTCACCACCGTGGATGTGGAGGAGGACATGGGGCCTTTTGAGATTGCCCCGGGTACGCAGTGGGACGACCCCAGTGAGTACGACCACGGCATGTTTCCGCCGACTTCGCTGTATTCCCGTTATGAGGCCCTGGCCCAGCGCAAGATGCCCAAGATGGGCGACATCTCGGTGCGAAGCGCCCTGACCATCCACCGCGGTACCGCGAACACCAGCGACAAACCGCGCCCCGTCCTCGTGCTTGGCGTGGACGCGCCGGGCGCGGGTCACGACGAGTGGCACGACCTGCAGTTCACCCGGGGCTATTACGCGCAGTTGCCGCAGGAGGTCCGCGACCACCTGATCTGCCGCGTGGTGGACGAACTCGAACCCATCGTGCAGGGCCACACCATCGAGGGCCTGATGATGGGCGACGCCTGA
- a CDS encoding winged helix-turn-helix domain-containing protein, which translates to MINYTDGIRTATFQHTAEDFWGIYRRSTCAVERRRSHLLAFLAEGKSPVEALQLTGYSYQGADKIIDAYHKRGLAGLKDQRQHNSGAPTLLSDAEVLLLARTIRADTAAGGVWNGARVQSWVKQELDKDVHLSRCYEFLEAVRFSLQVPRPRRVEADQAAQEAFKKKVSQRWSKQLERVLKELDER; encoded by the coding sequence ATGATCAATTATACTGATGGAATCAGAACGGCTACTTTCCAGCACACTGCCGAAGACTTCTGGGGCATCTACCGCCGGAGTACTTGCGCCGTTGAACGACGACGCAGCCACCTGCTGGCGTTCCTGGCCGAAGGAAAAAGCCCAGTTGAAGCGCTCCAACTCACGGGCTATTCCTACCAGGGAGCAGACAAAATCATCGACGCGTACCATAAACGGGGCCTGGCAGGGCTCAAAGATCAGCGACAGCACAACAGTGGTGCACCCACCCTGCTGAGCGACGCCGAGGTGCTGCTCCTGGCGCGGACGATACGGGCAGACACCGCTGCTGGCGGTGTCTGGAATGGCGCACGGGTGCAGTCCTGGGTAAAGCAGGAATTGGACAAGGACGTGCATCTGAGCCGGTGTTACGAGTTTTTGGAGGCCGTGAGATTCAGCCTTCAGGTCCCTCGGCCCCGACGGGTCGAGGCCGATCAGGCCGCCCAGGAAGCGTTCAAAAAAAAGGTCTCCCAGCGGTGGTCCAAGCAACTCGAGCGCGTCTTAAAGGAACTGGACGAGCGGTAG
- a CDS encoding RNA-guided endonuclease InsQ/TnpB family protein, with product MSRSRSRSPSEERRRGMDEAVRTARFVRNACLRFWMNGEKVSKNAIDKHTMKLRAEYKWAKKLNSTACKRRAWAAMSRFYDNCKKGVKPVGHPRLKKSVRSVEFKQSVWEPDAANKRLTQTDGFRVGDVKRKGTRNLILHRLEDIKGLWVVKRADGYCALFLVDVERLFNLEASGKATRLDVWLKAFNTDAEGNDEPNPHFYRKAQQLPKKLQRRVSRKGKGSNNRKKALAKLAVFRFKVSRQRKGHAVKLVWCAVASHDVVASEELKVRNMTRNLKLSKSIGDTSWREFRQWVKYIARVMGKIAIPVNPAYTSQIRSARHKHHIEAAAHRCADRSGQPPRFWQPARAARRQFLPPRPRADPAHQ from the coding sequence TTGTCCCGGAGTAGAAGCCGGTCGCCTTCGGAGGAGCGGCGGCGGGGAATGGATGAAGCTGTCCGTACCGCAAGGTTCGTCCGTAACGCCTGCTTGCGCTTCTGGATGAACGGGGAGAAGGTGTCCAAAAACGCCATCGACAAGCACACCATGAAGCTCCGCGCCGAGTACAAATGGGCGAAGAAGCTGAACTCCACTGCGTGCAAGCGGCGGGCGTGGGCGGCCATGTCGCGGTTCTACGACAATTGCAAAAAGGGCGTGAAGCCTGTTGGCCATCCCCGGCTCAAGAAGAGCGTCCGTAGCGTGGAGTTCAAGCAGTCGGTTTGGGAGCCGGATGCAGCCAACAAACGGCTGACGCAGACGGACGGCTTCAGGGTTGGGGACGTGAAGCGGAAAGGGACGAGGAACTTGATCCTCCACCGCTTGGAAGACATCAAAGGTCTGTGGGTCGTGAAGCGGGCTGATGGCTACTGCGCTCTGTTCCTTGTGGACGTGGAGAGGCTTTTCAACCTTGAAGCCAGTGGCAAGGCCACCAGGCTTGATGTGTGGTTGAAGGCGTTCAACACGGATGCTGAGGGAAACGACGAACCCAACCCACACTTCTACCGGAAGGCTCAGCAGTTGCCCAAGAAATTGCAGCGGCGGGTCAGTCGAAAGGGAAAGGGGAGCAACAATCGCAAGAAGGCTTTGGCAAAGTTGGCCGTGTTCCGCTTCAAAGTTTCAAGGCAACGTAAAGGCCACGCCGTCAAGCTGGTGTGGTGCGCCGTGGCATCTCACGACGTTGTCGCCTCTGAAGAATTGAAGGTCAGAAACATGACGCGCAACCTCAAGTTGTCCAAATCCATCGGGGACACCAGTTGGCGAGAGTTCCGGCAGTGGGTGAAATACATTGCGCGCGTCATGGGCAAGATCGCCATTCCGGTCAATCCTGCGTACACCTCTCAGATTCGCTCAGCCCGTCACAAGCACCACATTGAGGCGGCAGCGCACCGATGCGCTGACCGTTCTGGGCAACCGCCGCGCTTTTGGCAGCCAGCCCGCGCGGCACGTCGCCAATTCCTGCCGCCACGGCCACGCGCTGACCCTGCTCATCAGTGA